A genomic segment from Polyangium mundeleinium encodes:
- a CDS encoding OPT family oligopeptide transporter, producing MSEIETPAGEARTVAVVNGGPLFQQAPTTDAEVERGKPLDIAPETVGEMDEDSWYAKAYRGDGTAQLTPRAIGMGAALGFLLAFTNLYVGLKTGWHLGVAITACILSFSIWGAFLRAGIVKTPMTILENNCMASTASSAGYSTGGTMVSAIPAMLMLTVSTDNPKGTHIPWPVLAAWTVSLALLGTVLAIPMKRNMINQERLRFPSGTAAAVTLQSLYSQGTAALEKGRALMASAAVAGLIPLLKDLNIVKSVDAAGVVTRAALVPGASAIFDWLPKVTAAGKAYPLSAFNIKLDHGAALIAAGAIVGLRATISMMVGALVLAFFVTPIALEAQWTNQLGQVVTAALKPQTAWKDIGLWIGAPMLVASGLLSFVLQWRTIVRAFKSFGKAAGGDAGAARAGVEVPMRWFVIGGSIATVSVVGIAWQFFGVPVHLGLLAVGLTFVLSLVACRATGETDITPTGAMGKIMQLIYGVLIPQSATANLMTAGITAGSASASADLLNDLKSGYLLGANPRRQFVAQMLGILPGTIASVVGFYMLVPNAGVLTGENPAFPAPAAQQWKAVAEVFKAGIGNLHPMARTCIAVGLVVGTVLVAMEKLLPKYKKYLPSATGIGLGFILPFYYPLAMFLGAVLAFLAGKMSKKGEEMIVPIASGIIAGESIIGVIVATLNNFVLT from the coding sequence ATGAGCGAGATCGAGACGCCCGCAGGAGAGGCGCGAACGGTCGCAGTCGTGAACGGAGGCCCGCTCTTCCAGCAGGCGCCGACGACGGACGCGGAGGTCGAGCGGGGAAAGCCCCTCGACATCGCGCCGGAGACGGTCGGCGAGATGGATGAGGACAGCTGGTACGCCAAGGCCTACCGGGGCGACGGGACCGCGCAGCTCACGCCTCGCGCCATCGGCATGGGCGCGGCCCTCGGGTTCTTGCTCGCGTTCACGAACCTCTACGTCGGCCTGAAGACGGGCTGGCACCTCGGCGTCGCCATCACGGCGTGCATCCTCTCGTTCTCGATCTGGGGCGCCTTCCTGCGCGCCGGGATCGTGAAGACGCCGATGACGATCCTCGAGAACAACTGCATGGCGTCGACCGCGTCCTCCGCGGGGTACTCGACCGGCGGCACCATGGTCTCGGCGATCCCGGCGATGTTGATGCTGACCGTCTCGACGGACAACCCCAAGGGGACCCACATCCCCTGGCCCGTCCTCGCCGCTTGGACGGTGTCGCTCGCGCTGCTCGGGACGGTGCTCGCCATCCCGATGAAGCGCAACATGATCAACCAGGAGCGCCTGCGCTTCCCCTCGGGCACGGCCGCGGCCGTGACGCTGCAGAGCCTCTACAGCCAGGGCACGGCCGCGCTCGAAAAAGGCCGCGCGCTGATGGCGTCGGCCGCGGTGGCCGGGCTCATCCCGCTCCTCAAGGACCTGAACATCGTCAAGTCGGTGGACGCGGCGGGCGTGGTGACGCGCGCGGCGCTCGTGCCGGGCGCGTCGGCGATCTTCGACTGGCTGCCCAAGGTCACGGCGGCGGGCAAGGCGTACCCGCTCTCCGCGTTCAACATCAAGCTGGATCACGGCGCGGCGCTCATCGCCGCGGGCGCCATCGTGGGGCTCCGCGCGACGATCTCGATGATGGTGGGCGCGCTCGTGCTCGCGTTCTTCGTGACGCCGATCGCGCTCGAAGCGCAGTGGACGAACCAGCTCGGTCAGGTGGTGACGGCCGCGCTGAAGCCGCAGACGGCGTGGAAGGACATCGGGCTCTGGATCGGCGCGCCGATGCTGGTGGCGTCGGGCCTGCTCTCGTTCGTGCTGCAATGGAGGACGATCGTCCGGGCCTTCAAGAGCTTCGGGAAGGCCGCAGGCGGGGACGCGGGGGCAGCGCGGGCCGGGGTCGAGGTGCCGATGCGCTGGTTCGTGATCGGCGGGTCGATCGCGACCGTCAGCGTCGTGGGGATCGCCTGGCAGTTCTTCGGCGTGCCGGTGCATCTGGGCCTGCTCGCCGTGGGGCTCACGTTCGTGCTCTCGCTCGTGGCGTGCCGCGCGACGGGCGAGACCGACATCACGCCGACGGGCGCGATGGGCAAGATCATGCAGCTCATCTACGGCGTGCTGATCCCGCAGAGCGCGACGGCGAACCTGATGACCGCGGGCATCACGGCGGGCTCGGCGAGCGCGAGCGCGGATCTCCTGAACGATCTGAAGTCGGGGTATCTGCTCGGCGCGAACCCGCGGCGGCAGTTCGTCGCGCAGATGCTGGGGATCCTGCCGGGGACGATCGCCAGTGTCGTCGGCTTCTACATGCTGGTGCCGAATGCCGGCGTGCTGACGGGCGAAAACCCCGCGTTCCCGGCGCCCGCGGCGCAGCAGTGGAAGGCCGTGGCCGAGGTGTTCAAGGCGGGCATCGGCAACCTGCACCCGATGGCGCGGACGTGCATCGCGGTGGGCCTCGTGGTGGGCACGGTGCTGGTGGCGATGGAGAAGCTCTTGCCGAAATACAAAAAATACCTGCCCTCGGCCACGGGCATCGGGCTCGGGTTCATCCTGCCGTTCTACTACCCGCTCGCGATGTTCCTCGGCGCGGTGCTGGCCTTCCTCGCCGGCAAGATGAGCAAGAAGGGCGAGGAGATGATCGTGCCGATCGCCTCGGGCATCATCGCAGGCGAGAGCATCATCGGCGTCATCGTGGCGACCCTGAACAACTTCGTCCTGACCTGA
- a CDS encoding GNAT family N-acetyltransferase produces MFELRVHATIRDIPEEAWNALGGVSEAPFLTWAFFDVLERTGCVEPRSGWLPHYLTLHDEAERLIAAAPAFLKGNSEGEFVFDHAWASAAHRAGIEYFPKLVVAVPFTPATAPRLLVAEGADASKVAAAMAEGLRQLVTRLEISSAHVLFPPANQAADLASFGLAERYGLQFHWKNPGYTTYDDFLARFSSKRRNQWKRERREVAEQGIELVTLRGREITPDLVDAMYGYYTATVDKFSWGRRYLNRAFFEEIVPRLGDGVEVVLAREGKRPIAGAFNFAGKDALYGRYWGASEERPFLHFNVCFYHSIEQCILRKIGRFEPGAGGEHKMTRGFEPTITRSLHHVADPRLDAAIRDYLARERQALAREASNPEIAFR; encoded by the coding sequence GTGTTCGAACTCCGCGTCCACGCCACGATCCGCGACATCCCCGAGGAGGCCTGGAACGCCCTCGGAGGCGTCTCCGAGGCTCCGTTCCTGACCTGGGCGTTCTTCGACGTCCTCGAACGGACGGGCTGCGTCGAGCCCAGGAGCGGCTGGCTCCCCCACTATCTCACGCTCCACGACGAGGCCGAACGCCTGATCGCGGCTGCGCCCGCGTTCCTCAAGGGCAACAGCGAGGGCGAGTTCGTCTTCGATCATGCCTGGGCCAGCGCTGCGCATCGTGCGGGGATCGAGTACTTCCCCAAGCTCGTCGTTGCTGTCCCGTTCACGCCTGCGACGGCGCCGCGGCTCCTCGTGGCCGAGGGCGCGGATGCCTCGAAGGTCGCCGCGGCCATGGCCGAGGGCCTCCGCCAGCTCGTCACGCGGCTCGAGATCTCGAGCGCGCACGTCCTCTTCCCGCCCGCCAATCAGGCGGCCGACCTCGCGAGCTTCGGGCTCGCCGAGCGGTATGGACTCCAGTTTCATTGGAAGAACCCCGGGTACACGACGTACGACGATTTCCTCGCGCGGTTTTCCTCGAAACGTCGCAACCAATGGAAGCGCGAGCGGCGCGAGGTGGCCGAGCAGGGGATCGAGCTCGTCACCTTGCGCGGCCGGGAGATCACGCCGGATCTCGTGGACGCCATGTATGGGTATTACACGGCCACCGTGGACAAGTTTTCCTGGGGGCGAAGGTACCTGAACCGCGCGTTTTTCGAGGAGATCGTGCCGCGGCTCGGCGACGGCGTGGAGGTCGTGCTCGCCCGGGAAGGGAAACGGCCCATCGCCGGGGCTTTCAATTTTGCCGGGAAAGACGCGCTGTACGGCAGGTACTGGGGCGCCTCCGAGGAGCGGCCTTTCCTCCATTTCAACGTCTGCTTTTATCACTCGATCGAGCAGTGCATTCTGCGGAAGATCGGGCGGTTCGAGCCCGGCGCCGGCGGAGAACACAAGATGACCCGGGGCTTCGAACCCACGATCACGAGGAGCCTGCATCACGTCGCCGATCCCAGGCTCGACGCGGCGATCCGGGATTACCTCGCCCGGGAGCGGCAGGCGCTCGCGCGCGAGGCGTCAAATCCAGAAATCGCGTTCCGCTAG
- a CDS encoding Uma2 family endonuclease, giving the protein MRTAVHPGKMTRMGDPARSLKPVTLEDLLALAGDERGYEVIGGELVQRAMTSGAHARSVNRLGGRIGDPFDRPPGRRGPGGWWILTDPTVEFSSSEIYRPDIAGWRRDRVSHAPTEFPVRIRPDWVCEVLSPTNRKNDTIYKRRTYHRHEVPHYWILDPMEETLTVLRWTSVGYAIVTDATRGQRLRAEPFEAVEIDLDELFGDVAE; this is encoded by the coding sequence TTGCGTACGGCCGTTCACCCGGGCAAGATGACCCGCATGGGCGACCCCGCGCGGAGCTTGAAGCCTGTCACCCTCGAGGATCTGCTCGCTCTCGCAGGGGATGAACGCGGCTACGAGGTCATCGGCGGCGAGCTCGTCCAGCGGGCGATGACGAGCGGCGCGCACGCCCGGAGCGTCAACCGCCTGGGCGGCCGCATCGGGGACCCATTCGACCGACCGCCCGGTCGTCGCGGCCCCGGCGGCTGGTGGATCCTGACCGACCCGACCGTCGAATTTTCCTCCAGCGAGATCTATCGGCCAGACATCGCCGGATGGCGCCGCGACCGCGTCTCCCATGCCCCCACGGAGTTCCCGGTACGGATTCGCCCTGATTGGGTCTGCGAGGTCCTGTCGCCGACGAATCGCAAGAACGACACGATCTACAAGCGCCGGACGTACCACCGTCACGAGGTCCCGCATTATTGGATCCTCGACCCGATGGAGGAGACCCTCACCGTCCTGCGCTGGACCTCGGTCGGGTATGCGATCGTCACCGACGCCACGCGCGGCCAGCGCCTCCGCGCCGAGCCCTTCGAGGCCGTCGAGATAGACCTCGACGAGCTCTTCGGCGACGTGGCGGAGTAA